A genome region from Streptomyces pratensis includes the following:
- a CDS encoding HtaA domain-containing protein, with amino-acid sequence MVTRRRRATRSGTAVLAGGVLLALLQPGTAAAGQDPLPDEVSGGYASWAVASAGLADHGVSLEVEEPAVRGAADRAWFPAEEGGADLGTGDAEVGLAGTARLTGSTDPAAAPLDLTGLRLRIDDGEGALYVRTGQDGAEAGVALAGLRADGAEHVVRAGGMTWSGLRASLTADGARLLSDWSGRPFTEGDALGRIDVTLGTGGAVPGAPGEPDGVSPSQPPTDGATPAPDPGQEAGGAEPAAPTASVGQSDVAAGAEQSVVGEGFEPGEVVLVAIDDDTRYQAVADGSGRVSRAFPVYATATEGSHTAELYSVSGDRRAAVGFHVRPVG; translated from the coding sequence ATGGTGACCAGGAGACGGCGTGCCACGCGATCGGGCACGGCCGTACTGGCCGGTGGTGTCCTGCTCGCCCTGCTCCAGCCGGGTACGGCTGCCGCCGGGCAGGACCCGCTGCCGGACGAGGTGTCCGGCGGCTACGCGAGCTGGGCGGTGGCGTCCGCCGGACTCGCGGACCACGGGGTGTCCCTGGAGGTGGAGGAGCCCGCCGTAAGGGGGGCCGCGGACCGCGCGTGGTTCCCCGCGGAAGAGGGCGGGGCTGACCTCGGGACCGGTGACGCCGAGGTCGGCCTGGCCGGAACGGCACGGCTCACCGGCTCCACGGACCCGGCCGCAGCCCCCCTGGACCTCACCGGCCTGCGGTTGCGCATCGATGACGGGGAGGGCGCCCTGTACGTCCGCACCGGGCAGGACGGCGCGGAAGCGGGCGTGGCGTTGGCCGGTCTGCGGGCCGACGGCGCCGAACACGTCGTACGGGCAGGCGGGATGACCTGGAGCGGCCTGCGGGCCTCGCTCACGGCCGACGGCGCGCGGCTGCTTTCCGACTGGAGCGGGCGTCCGTTCACCGAGGGGGACGCCCTCGGCCGGATCGACGTGACGCTCGGAACCGGCGGCGCGGTGCCCGGTGCGCCCGGAGAGCCGGACGGGGTGTCACCGTCCCAGCCCCCGACGGACGGTGCGACCCCGGCCCCGGACCCGGGTCAGGAGGCCGGGGGCGCGGAGCCTGCGGCCCCGACCGCGTCGGTCGGGCAGTCGGACGTGGCGGCCGGGGCCGAACAGAGCGTCGTCGGCGAAGGGTTCGAGCCAGGGGAGGTGGTGCTCGTCGCCATCGACGACGACACCCGCTACCAGGCGGTGGCAGACGGTTCGGGCCGCGTCTCCCGGGCCTTCCCCGTGTACGCCACCGCGACCGAGGGCTCGCACACGGCCGAGCTGTACTCGGTGTCCGGAGACCGTCGCGCTGCCGTCGGATTCCACGTGCGGCCCGTGGGCTGA